The following proteins come from a genomic window of Dongia rigui:
- the betC gene encoding choline-sulfatase: MSRPNILFVMFDQLAALSLPAYGHKLVKTPHIDALAARGTLFENAYCAAPLCSPSRFGMLSGLLPSRFGAFDNASELPSSMPTFLHVLRRAGYRTCLSGKMDFTGADQLHGYEERLTTDLSPSDLGWTPDWDHGGDAQPWYHTLQSVAEAGPCDYSLSLQYDEDATFKARQWLHQHAGAKDGRPFMLTLSVMHPHDPYLALRPFWDMYAHDAIDMPVVPRQDDAAGRRMYQLYDRGEIPLTSEQIRRARHAYYGMISYCDALLGRLVDTLKSLGQLDNTIVIVTSDHGDMLGERGMWYKMTFFDRAIRVPLVFAGPGIKEGQRVAPPVSHLDLMSTFADMVGGGLDGLLQDGQSLLPVLAGKAQPQGRIAAEYMGEGYEQPAIMLRVGSLKFTYAPDDGPTLYDLAADPRELKNLAADPAHAADVASFTEAANARWNFAHLRDAVLASQRRRRLVHDALVKGRLAPWDFEPRQDAASTYYRNWGVDLPDPDAALRLPRRG, encoded by the coding sequence ATGTCCCGCCCCAATATCCTGTTCGTTATGTTCGACCAGCTGGCAGCGCTCTCGCTGCCGGCCTACGGCCACAAGCTGGTCAAGACACCGCATATCGATGCCTTGGCGGCGCGCGGGACATTGTTCGAGAATGCCTATTGTGCGGCGCCGCTCTGCTCGCCGTCGCGTTTCGGTATGCTGAGCGGCCTGCTGCCCTCGCGCTTCGGCGCCTTCGACAATGCCAGTGAACTGCCATCCAGCATGCCAACTTTCCTGCATGTGCTGCGCCGTGCCGGCTATCGCACCTGCCTGTCGGGCAAGATGGATTTCACGGGCGCGGACCAGTTGCACGGTTATGAGGAGCGGCTTACGACCGATCTGTCGCCGTCCGATCTCGGCTGGACGCCGGATTGGGATCATGGCGGCGATGCTCAACCCTGGTACCACACGCTGCAAAGCGTCGCCGAGGCGGGTCCTTGCGATTATTCGCTGTCGCTGCAATATGACGAGGACGCGACCTTCAAGGCGCGGCAATGGCTCCATCAGCATGCCGGCGCCAAGGATGGCCGGCCCTTCATGCTGACGCTTTCGGTCATGCATCCGCACGACCCTTATCTCGCATTGCGCCCATTCTGGGATATGTACGCGCACGACGCGATAGATATGCCGGTGGTGCCACGACAGGACGATGCCGCCGGCCGGCGCATGTACCAGCTCTATGATCGCGGCGAGATTCCTCTCACCTCCGAACAGATCCGCCGCGCCCGCCATGCCTATTACGGCATGATCTCCTATTGCGATGCGCTGCTCGGCCGCCTCGTCGATACGCTGAAGTCGCTTGGCCAACTCGACAACACAATCGTCATTGTGACCTCGGATCACGGCGACATGCTGGGCGAGCGCGGCATGTGGTACAAGATGACGTTCTTCGACCGCGCGATCCGCGTGCCGCTGGTCTTTGCTGGCCCCGGTATCAAGGAGGGACAGCGCGTCGCGCCGCCGGTTTCGCATCTCGATCTCATGTCGACTTTCGCGGACATGGTGGGTGGTGGCCTGGATGGGCTTTTGCAGGACGGTCAATCCCTGCTGCCGGTGCTTGCCGGCAAAGCCCAGCCGCAAGGCAGGATCGCCGCCGAGTACATGGGCGAGGGTTACGAACAACCGGCGATCATGCTGCGGGTGGGATCGCTGAAATTCACCTATGCGCCCGACGACGGCCCGACGCTTTATGACCTTGCCGCCGATCCGCGCGAGCTCAAGAATCTCGCAGCCGATCCGGCCCACGCCGCTGACGTTGCCTCTTTCACCGAGGCCGCCAATGCGCGCTGGAACTTCGCTCATCTGCGTGACGCGGTCCTTGCCAGCCAGCGCCGCCGCCGCCTGGTGCATGACGCCCTGGTGAAGGGACGCCTGGCGCCGTGGGATTTCGAACCGCGTCAGGATGCGGCATCGACCTATTACCGAAATTGGGGCGTCGATCTTCCCGATCCAGACGCGGCGCTGCGACTGCCCCGCAGAGGTTGA
- a CDS encoding GlsB/YeaQ/YmgE family stress response membrane protein, with amino-acid sequence MGWISWIVFGLVAGIIAKWIMPGRDPGGFIITTVIGIVGAMLGGWLATMFGLGDITGFDIKSFIIAVIGSLLLLFIYRRIRA; translated from the coding sequence ATGGGTTGGATTAGTTGGATCGTGTTCGGACTCGTTGCCGGCATCATTGCCAAATGGATCATGCCAGGACGTGACCCAGGCGGCTTCATCATCACGACGGTCATCGGCATCGTCGGCGCGATGCTTGGTGGCTGGCTAGCCACCATGTTCGGCCTCGGCGACATCACCGGCTTCGATATCAAGAGCTTCATCATCGCGGTCATCGGGTCGCTGTTGCTGCTCTTCATCTATCGTCGCATTCGCGCCTGA
- a CDS encoding PRC-barrel domain-containing protein, with product MMKRILLAATVASLPMGYALTLPAIADDATTLPPAPTDQGVAPTTPSGEGVGTIAAEPAAAPPPAEAVIPAQRANEVRAENLIGTTVFSPEGEKVGVVKDILFDTSGKATGLVLSVGGIMGLGAKSVGLTWDEVDVQPEPKLLQVNYTEEQLEAAPTFKTQEAQQAESEAQQMQSQQPAQPPAPASAPAPAATE from the coding sequence ATGATGAAGCGTATTCTGCTGGCGGCCACCGTGGCGTCCCTGCCGATGGGGTATGCCCTGACCCTGCCCGCAATAGCCGATGACGCAACGACACTACCACCGGCACCGACCGATCAAGGCGTCGCCCCGACCACGCCAAGCGGCGAAGGCGTCGGCACAATCGCTGCCGAACCGGCGGCGGCCCCACCACCTGCCGAAGCCGTCATTCCCGCGCAGCGCGCCAATGAGGTGCGGGCCGAGAACCTGATCGGGACCACCGTCTTCAGTCCCGAAGGGGAGAAGGTCGGGGTGGTGAAGGATATCCTGTTCGATACCAGCGGCAAGGCGACCGGACTGGTGCTGTCGGTTGGCGGTATCATGGGCCTTGGCGCCAAATCCGTCGGCCTCACCTGGGATGAAGTCGACGTCCAGCCGGAGCCTAAGCTGCTGCAGGTGAACTACACCGAAGAACAGCTGGAGGCAGCGCCGACTTTCAAGACCCAGGAGGCGCAACAGGCGGAATCCGAGGCGCAACAGATGCAGTCACAGCAGCCGGCGCAGCCGCCGGCACCGGCGAGCGCGCCTGCGCCGGCGGCGACCGAGTAA
- a CDS encoding sensor histidine kinase: MRVLSAIAGLTLIANLFFTWHAWRRRARGPAYAEAFMSLVLDSVDAAITVYDAKGRLLRANKGAEQLSGFSEAELLDPATWRHILPEMDYDRVVEIVSGRRADEYPVINENYWVHRSGEKRLLRWSNVALKDAKGRISLIVCIGFDITEQRRFEGDLITAKNDAEIANRAKSEFLANMSHELRTPLNAILGFAEVIRDQRLATDLEVMRRYATDIYDSGHLLLQLINDILDMAKLESGRIDLEERELDVPAIIASSRRLVEQKAVAGGVELQTEIAPGLPPLMGGERALKQIVLNLLSNAVKFTPQNGTTRITAGLNKQGGMEIAVSDSGIGIAAASLEKLFQPFYQVDAKVSRRYGGTGLGLAITKKLVDAHNGQIAVSSSPNQGTKVTVTFPPSRTLHALRATRESQPEPGSLAF; encoded by the coding sequence TTGCGCGTTCTCAGCGCGATCGCCGGCCTGACACTGATCGCCAATCTTTTCTTTACGTGGCATGCGTGGCGTCGTCGTGCACGCGGCCCGGCCTATGCCGAGGCATTCATGTCGCTGGTCCTCGATTCCGTCGATGCCGCGATCACTGTCTATGATGCCAAGGGTCGCCTGCTGCGCGCCAACAAGGGTGCGGAGCAACTTTCCGGCTTCAGCGAAGCCGAACTGCTCGACCCGGCGACCTGGCGTCACATCCTGCCGGAAATGGACTATGACCGGGTCGTCGAGATCGTCAGTGGCCGCCGCGCCGATGAGTACCCGGTCATCAATGAGAACTACTGGGTGCATCGTTCCGGTGAGAAACGCCTGCTGCGCTGGTCCAATGTGGCGCTGAAGGACGCCAAGGGCCGCATCTCGCTCATCGTTTGCATCGGCTTCGACATCACCGAGCAGCGTCGCTTCGAAGGCGACTTGATTACCGCGAAAAACGATGCCGAGATCGCCAATCGCGCGAAATCGGAGTTCCTGGCCAATATGAGCCATGAACTGCGCACGCCGCTCAACGCCATTCTCGGTTTTGCGGAAGTCATCCGAGACCAGCGCCTGGCGACGGATCTGGAGGTGATGCGCCGTTACGCGACCGACATTTACGACAGCGGTCATCTGCTGTTGCAGCTCATCAACGATATTCTCGACATGGCCAAGCTCGAATCCGGTCGGATCGATTTGGAGGAACGGGAACTTGATGTTCCCGCCATCATCGCCAGCAGCCGCCGCTTGGTGGAACAGAAGGCAGTCGCAGGTGGTGTTGAATTGCAAACGGAGATCGCGCCAGGTCTGCCGCCATTGATGGGCGGCGAGCGCGCGTTGAAGCAGATCGTCCTCAATCTGCTGTCCAATGCGGTGAAGTTCACGCCGCAAAATGGGACGACGCGCATCACTGCAGGGCTCAATAAACAAGGCGGTATGGAGATCGCCGTCAGCGATAGCGGCATCGGCATTGCTGCGGCATCGCTAGAAAAGCTGTTCCAGCCCTTCTATCAGGTCGACGCGAAGGTTTCGCGTCGCTACGGCGGCACGGGACTGGGCCTCGCCATCACCAAGAAGCTGGTAGATGCACACAACGGCCAGATTGCCGTCAGTTCGTCTCCCAACCAGGGGACCAAGGTGACCGTCACATTCCCGCCGAGCCGCACGCTGCATGCATTGCGGGCAACGAGGGAATCCCAGCCGGAGCCAGGATCCCTAGCATTCTAA